From Thalassotalea euphylliae, the proteins below share one genomic window:
- the cyoE gene encoding heme o synthase produces the protein MAKAALINAPAIVTKSAQTSWRDYYEITKPRVVALLVLTALVGMCLSVPGVVPWQLLIPAMLGIGFLSSAAAAINHIVDQRIDKEMARTHNRPLVNGRLSQRNAIVFAVILAVVGFAMLYALVNPLTAWLTLSGLVGYGFVYTLYLKRATPQNITIGGLAGAIPPLLGWTAMTNEIHGHALLLVLIIFTWTPPHFWALAIHRRDDYAKVNIPMLPVTHGIEFTKTQILLYTVLLFVVGLLPYLVGMSNWLYLVGSVVLNLIFFAYAWQLKFNPKANTAMATFKFSIIHLMILFIILLLDHYLLPVSL, from the coding sequence ATGGCAAAAGCTGCTCTTATTAATGCTCCGGCGATTGTTACTAAGTCTGCGCAAACATCATGGCGCGATTACTATGAAATTACCAAGCCACGCGTTGTCGCTTTGTTGGTGCTTACCGCGCTAGTTGGCATGTGCTTATCGGTGCCGGGTGTTGTGCCTTGGCAGTTGCTGATTCCTGCCATGCTGGGCATCGGTTTTTTATCATCTGCCGCCGCTGCTATTAATCATATTGTTGATCAGCGCATCGATAAGGAAATGGCAAGAACGCACAATCGCCCTTTGGTTAATGGTCGGCTGAGCCAGCGTAATGCCATTGTGTTTGCGGTTATTCTGGCCGTTGTCGGCTTTGCCATGCTTTACGCACTTGTTAATCCATTAACGGCTTGGTTAACCTTATCTGGGCTTGTCGGTTATGGCTTTGTGTATACCCTGTATTTAAAGCGGGCAACGCCGCAAAATATCACGATTGGTGGTTTAGCTGGTGCAATTCCACCATTACTGGGCTGGACGGCAATGACCAACGAAATTCATGGTCATGCTCTGCTTTTAGTATTAATTATCTTTACGTGGACACCGCCGCATTTCTGGGCGTTAGCCATTCATCGTCGTGACGATTACGCCAAGGTCAATATTCCTATGCTACCAGTGACTCACGGTATCGAATTTACCAAAACGCAGATCTTACTTTATACCGTGTTGTTGTTTGTGGTTGGTTTGTTGCCATATTTAGTTGGTATGAGTAATTGGTTGTATTTGGTCGGGAGTGTTGTACTGAATTTGATTTTCTTTGCTTATGCTTGGCAATTAAAATTTAACCCTAAAGCAAATACCGCCATGGCGACTTTTAAGTTTTCTATCATTCACCTGATGATATTGTTTATTATACTGCTATTGGATCATTATCTATTGCCTGTTTCTTTATAG
- a CDS encoding SCO family protein codes for MNKLLYVIVAAVSLVCGVFIYQAITQPELPQTALYYQQPRTIAPFSLTSHTGSEFTKQELAGQWSWVFFGYTSCPDVCPTTLQKLNFVYDELKAVTPNTQVLLVSVDPNRDTVDKLSQYIGYFNQEFFALRADHGSLFPFARNLGLMYAIADDISQKNYLVDHSASIVLINPDGDIAAIFKPQEVLGQIPTVNEDDLVADFRRIVALSAS; via the coding sequence ATGAATAAACTGCTTTACGTGATTGTTGCTGCTGTTTCGCTAGTCTGCGGGGTCTTTATCTATCAAGCGATAACCCAGCCAGAGCTACCGCAAACTGCACTCTATTATCAACAGCCGCGAACGATAGCGCCATTCTCATTAACCAGTCATACCGGCAGTGAATTTACCAAACAAGAGTTGGCGGGGCAGTGGTCATGGGTATTCTTTGGTTATACTTCATGCCCTGATGTTTGCCCGACAACACTGCAAAAACTCAATTTTGTTTACGACGAATTAAAAGCCGTTACGCCCAATACGCAAGTCTTACTGGTCTCCGTTGATCCAAATCGCGATACAGTGGATAAGCTCTCACAATATATTGGTTATTTTAACCAAGAGTTTTTTGCCCTTCGCGCCGACCATGGCTCACTGTTTCCATTTGCACGTAATTTAGGGCTGATGTACGCCATTGCCGACGATATTTCGCAGAAAAACTATTTGGTCGATCACAGCGCATCCATTGTCTTAATTAACCCTGATGGCGATATTGCCGCCATTTTTAAACCGCAAGAAGTCTTGGGGCAAATTCCTACGGTTAACGAAGATGATTTAGTGGCGGATTTTCGCCGCATTGTTGCACTGAGTGCTTCATAA
- a CDS encoding polysaccharide deacetylase family protein: protein MNPIKSLFLFLLFSLVIISAPQQAVASVILQYHHVSTDTPPSTSISPTQFEKHMRYLKEQGFTVVPLSTIVNAVKNNTAMSDKLVAITFDDAYLDILTHGKPILDAFNYPYTIFVNPSLVEAKRPDYLSWEQLKMMAEQGAIIANHGWQHQSLTRVPDGVAPDMWLAQYEQDLRRAEQAIKDNVGQSYRYFAYPYGEYTPEIQRWLAENQFVGFSQQSGAVGLTTDLTAIPRFPASQPYDKLSGLRDKLNSLPFAISLSEQDNQTIYRHQTVNSVTFHVEVEDFKPSQLNCYVSGLGKQKIDWVSDSSFQITFSDHLPIGRVRCNCTAPSLSQAGRYYWYSKPWFITKRDGSWYPL, encoded by the coding sequence ATGAACCCGATAAAAAGCCTTTTCCTCTTCCTTCTTTTCTCTTTGGTAATAATTAGTGCGCCTCAACAAGCGGTTGCATCTGTGATTTTACAGTATCACCACGTCAGTACTGACACTCCGCCAAGCACCAGTATTTCGCCGACACAATTTGAAAAGCACATGCGCTATTTAAAAGAGCAAGGATTTACGGTGGTTCCCCTTTCCACTATCGTCAATGCGGTAAAAAATAACACAGCAATGTCTGATAAACTCGTCGCCATTACATTTGACGACGCCTATTTAGATATTCTTACCCATGGCAAGCCAATTTTAGACGCGTTCAATTACCCCTATACCATATTCGTAAACCCTAGCTTGGTAGAAGCAAAGCGCCCTGATTATCTAAGCTGGGAACAATTGAAAATGATGGCGGAGCAAGGGGCAATTATTGCTAACCACGGCTGGCAGCATCAGTCGTTAACGCGTGTACCCGATGGTGTTGCACCCGATATGTGGCTCGCCCAGTACGAGCAAGATTTGCGAAGAGCAGAGCAAGCAATCAAAGATAACGTTGGCCAAAGTTATCGCTACTTTGCATACCCATACGGTGAATACACACCAGAAATTCAACGTTGGCTAGCGGAAAACCAGTTTGTTGGCTTTAGTCAGCAATCAGGTGCTGTGGGATTAACCACTGATCTAACCGCGATTCCGCGTTTTCCTGCATCACAGCCTTACGACAAGTTATCGGGGCTCAGAGACAAGTTAAACTCGCTGCCCTTTGCTATTTCATTAAGTGAGCAAGACAATCAAACGATTTATCGCCACCAAACGGTCAATTCAGTAACGTTTCACGTTGAAGTCGAAGACTTTAAACCCAGCCAATTGAACTGCTATGTGTCAGGCTTGGGTAAGCAAAAAATTGACTGGGTATCAGACAGCAGTTTTCAAATCACTTTTAGTGATCATCTGCCAATTGGACGCGTGCGCTGCAACTGCACCGCCCCTAGCCTCAGCCAAGCTGGACGCTACTATTGGTACTCTAAACCGTGGTTTATCACCAAGCGCGATGGCTCTTGGTATCCGCTGTAA